In one window of Canis lupus baileyi chromosome 34, mCanLup2.hap1, whole genome shotgun sequence DNA:
- the LOC140624509 gene encoding sialomucin core protein 24-like: MSGLSRQLCWAAACLAALCALTAAQSFSSDPNGTTTTTQATTDAATTRVTTAAPATTPAPDPCDNRNSCVSCVNTSVDATACSWIECKEKSYCSHNTTVSDCQVVNSTQLCSAPEPTMMPTNSTAKTTTQPSSSTATTTATTSGTTNITLSPTSQPGRKSTFDAASFIGGIVLILGVQAVIFFLYKFCKSKERNYHTL, from the coding sequence ATGTCGGGGCTCTCCCGCCAGCTGTGCTGGGCCGCCGCCTGCCTGGCCGCGCTCTGTGCGCTGACCGCGGCTCAGAGCTTCAGCTCGGACCCGAACGGGACTACCACCACGACTCAGGCGACCACCGACGCAGCCACGACGCGGGTGACGACCGCCGCGCCGGCCACCACTCCGGCACCAGATCCCTGTGACAACCGCAACAGCTGTGTTTCCTGTGTGAACACTAGCGTTGATGCCACTGCCTGCTCTTGGATAGAATGTAAAGAGAAAAGCTACTGTTCACATAATACAACAGTTAGTGATTGCCAGGTGGTGAATAGCACACAGCTCTGTTCTGCACCGGAGCCCACTATGATGCCAACCAATTCTACAGCTAAAACCACAACTCAGCCTTCCTCTTCTACAGCTACCACCACAGCTACTACATCAGGTACAACTAATATTACTTTAAGTCCAACTTCACAACCTGGGCGGAAGTCTACCTTCGATGCAGCCAGTTTCATTGGAGGAATTGTCCTCATCTTGGGTGTGCAGGCTGTAATCTTCTTTCTCTATAAATTCTGCAAATCGAAAGAACGAAACTACCACACTCTGTAA